The Triticum aestivum cultivar Chinese Spring chromosome 3A, IWGSC CS RefSeq v2.1, whole genome shotgun sequence genome includes a region encoding these proteins:
- the LOC123062967 gene encoding NEP1-interacting protein-like 1 — MDRRAPPPPSSLSGASSPRCRFDAAWRALRRRGAAAAAALGRALGALLTFVFAVVGSLVGIFIGAFMGMSTESGMLRGAGVGAVSGAVFSIEAVESCIEIWRSSESGKYSFLFVLDIISSLFSGRIVWEKVSPALQRAVQSQMSLMSTPFIDNNDLFETGCTGGMSRALINKIPAIRFSAATDSDQETNKSCCSVCLQDLRPQQFVRALPQCQHIFHVRCIDDWLQRNASCPLCRAGVHIDHLCL, encoded by the exons ATGGATCGTCgggcgcctccccctccttcctcgctctccggcgcctcgaGTCCCCGCTGCCGCTTCGACGCGGCGTGGAGGGCGCTCCGGAGGCGCGGCGCCGCGGCCGCGGCGGCCCTCGGGCGGGCGCTCGGCGCGCTGCTCACCTTCGTCTTCGCCGTCG TGGGTTCACTGGTCGGGATCTTCATCGGTGCCTTCATGGGGATGTCCACGGAAAGCGGCATGCTCCGGGGCGCCGGCGTGGGGGCGGTCTCCGGCGCAGTCTTTTCTATTGAGGCTGTTGAATCCTGCATCGAGATTTGGAGATCTAGCGAATCCGGAAAGTATAGCTTTCTCTTTGTG CTAGACATCATCTCTAGCCTCTTCAGTGGACGAATTGTTTGGGAGAAGGTCAGTCCAGCACTCCAGCGTGCAGTGCAAAGTCAG ATGAGTTTAATGAGTACACCTTTCATTGACAACAACGACCTTTTCGAAACCGGCTGCACGGGTGGTATGTCAAGAGCCCTGATCAATAAGATCCCAGCAATCAGGTTCAGCGCTGCAACCGATTCTGATCAGGAAACCAATAAGAGCTGCTGTTCTGTATGCCTTCAG GACTTGAGACCGCAGCAATTTGTGAGAGCCTTGCCTCAGTGCCAGCACATTTTCCACGTGCGATGCATCGATGACTGGCTTCAGAGGAACGCCTCCTGCCCACTGTGCAGGGCTGGTGTTCACATAGACCACCTGTGCTTATAA